The Armatimonadota bacterium genome includes a region encoding these proteins:
- the rpsH gene encoding 30S ribosomal protein S8 — MGGVVTDSIADMLTRLRNANAARHDNVLVPTSRVKLEIARILKAEGFIADYQVVERQPQNQLRLLLRYGPKRQQVLTGVRRVSRPGLRFYAKRLAVPRVRGGLGVAILSTSRGIMTDKEARQSGVGGEVICYVW, encoded by the coding sequence GTGGGTGGAGTGGTCACGGATTCGATAGCGGACATGCTGACCCGGCTGCGGAATGCGAACGCCGCCAGGCACGACAATGTCCTCGTTCCGACAAGCCGGGTGAAGCTGGAGATCGCCAGGATTCTGAAGGCGGAGGGTTTCATCGCCGACTACCAGGTCGTCGAGCGCCAGCCGCAAAACCAGTTGCGGCTGCTCCTGCGCTATGGTCCCAAGCGCCAACAGGTTCTGACCGGTGTCCGGCGCGTAAGCCGGCCGGGACTGCGGTTCTACGCGAAGCGGCTGGCCGTTCCCCGTGTGAGGGGAGGGCTGGGCGTGGCGATCCTTTCTACGTCCCGCGGGATCATGACCGACAAGGAAGCCCGCCAGAGCGGCGTGGGCGGGGAGGTCATCTGCTATGTCTGGTAG
- a CDS encoding type Z 30S ribosomal protein S14, translated as MAKKSMLEKWKRTPKFAVRKYSRCRRCGRPRAVYRRLGVCRLCLRQLAYRGEVPGMVKASW; from the coding sequence GTGGCGAAGAAGTCGATGCTCGAGAAATGGAAGCGCACGCCGAAGTTCGCCGTGCGCAAGTACAGCCGGTGCCGCCGGTGCGGTCGGCCACGCGCCGTCTACCGCCGCCTGGGGGTATGCCGGCTGTGTTTGCGGCAGCTGGCGTACCGGGGCGAGGTCCCTGGGATGGTGAAGGCAAGCTGGTAA
- the rplE gene encoding 50S ribosomal protein L5, with protein sequence MATRLKERYQKDVVPKMLERFQYRNRMEVPRLEKVVINVRVGGAVADPRLIDKVVEELVAIAGQRPVVTKARRSIAAFKLRQGMPIGVKVTLRGDRMYYFLDKLLNIALPRIKDFKGVSERAFDGRGNLNLGLREQLIFPEIEYDKVDKIRGMDVTVVTTARSDEQARELLRHLGLPLREAAQTVSGA encoded by the coding sequence ATGGCCACCAGGCTGAAAGAACGATACCAGAAGGATGTCGTGCCCAAGATGCTCGAGCGGTTCCAGTATCGCAACCGCATGGAGGTCCCACGGCTCGAGAAGGTAGTCATCAACGTGCGCGTGGGCGGCGCGGTGGCCGACCCGCGGCTGATCGACAAGGTTGTCGAGGAACTGGTGGCGATCGCCGGCCAGCGGCCCGTGGTCACGAAGGCCCGCAGGTCCATCGCGGCGTTCAAGCTGCGCCAGGGCATGCCCATAGGCGTGAAGGTGACGCTGCGCGGCGACCGGATGTACTACTTCCTGGACAAACTCCTGAACATCGCGCTGCCGCGGATCAAGGACTTCAAGGGCGTCTCCGAGCGTGCGTTCGACGGCCGCGGCAACCTGAACCTGGGTCTCCGGGAGCAGTTGATCTTTCCCGAGATCGAGTACGACAAGGTTGACAAGATTCGCGGGATGGATGTGACGGTGGTAACCACCGCGCGTTCGGACGAGCAGGCGCGAGAGCTGCTACGTCATCTGGGCCTCCCCCTCAGGGAGGCCGCACAGACTGTATCGGGCGCATAG
- a CDS encoding 50S ribosomal protein L24, with the protein MATATVHARLHLRKGDMVEVTGGKFSGKRGKVLRVAPRDARAIVEGVNIVKRHVKPSRKTPQGGIVPKEAPIPVARLMIVCSRCGEASRAGHRYLGDGTKVRYCKRCKEQMDK; encoded by the coding sequence ATGGCGACAGCAACCGTGCATGCGCGGCTTCACCTTCGCAAGGGCGACATGGTGGAGGTTACCGGCGGCAAGTTCAGCGGAAAGCGGGGCAAGGTGCTCCGGGTCGCGCCCCGTGACGCGCGGGCTATCGTCGAGGGCGTCAACATCGTGAAGCGACACGTGAAGCCTAGCCGCAAGACGCCCCAGGGCGGAATAGTGCCCAAGGAGGCGCCGATTCCGGTGGCGCGGCTGATGATCGTTTGCTCCAGGTGCGGGGAGGCCTCACGGGCGGGACACCGGTACCTTGGGGACGGGACGAAGGTCAGGTACTGCAAGCGGTGCAAGGAGCAGATGGACAAGTAG
- the rplN gene encoding 50S ribosomal protein L14: protein MIQQESRLKVADNTGARQLLCIRVLGGSHRRYASVGDIIVASVKQAIPNSPVKKGEVVRAVVVRTRKELRRHDGSCIRFDDNAAVLLSDAANPRGTRIFGPVARELREKQFMKIISLAPEVL from the coding sequence ATGATTCAACAAGAGAGCCGATTGAAGGTGGCGGACAACACCGGCGCGCGGCAGTTGCTTTGCATCCGGGTCTTGGGAGGATCCCACCGGCGATACGCCAGCGTGGGGGACATCATCGTGGCCTCGGTGAAGCAGGCCATCCCCAACAGCCCCGTCAAGAAGGGGGAGGTCGTCCGGGCGGTCGTCGTGCGCACGCGGAAAGAGTTGCGGCGTCACGACGGGTCCTGCATACGGTTTGACGACAACGCGGCGGTGCTGTTGTCAGATGCCGCCAATCCCCGGGGCACCCGCATCTTCGGGCCTGTTGCCCGCGAACTCCGCGAGAAGCAGTTCATGAAGATCATCTCGCTCGCGCCTGAAGTGCTGTAG
- the rpsQ gene encoding 30S ribosomal protein S17, whose protein sequence is MVERARRKSQVGVVTSDKMAKTVVVKIETVTRHPLYKKIVRRSKTLKAHDEQGAVQVGDRVRIVETRPLSRDKRWRVAEILERAR, encoded by the coding sequence ATGGTGGAGCGGGCGAGGCGCAAGAGCCAGGTGGGTGTTGTGACCAGCGACAAGATGGCCAAGACCGTGGTGGTGAAGATCGAGACCGTGACACGCCACCCGCTCTACAAGAAGATTGTCCGGCGGTCCAAGACGCTCAAGGCCCACGACGAGCAGGGCGCGGTCCAGGTGGGTGACCGCGTCCGGATAGTGGAGACGCGTCCTTTGTCCCGCGACAAGCGGTGGCGGGTTGCTGAGATCCTCGAGCGGGCGCGGTAG
- the rpmC gene encoding 50S ribosomal protein L29 → MKASVLREMVPAEIEKKLDEAERELWSLRIKVSQQRKTARIRDLRRDIARMKTVLAGRMAAGQK, encoded by the coding sequence ATGAAGGCGAGCGTGCTGCGGGAGATGGTCCCGGCGGAGATCGAGAAGAAGCTAGACGAGGCCGAGCGCGAGTTGTGGTCGCTGCGGATCAAGGTGTCCCAGCAGCGCAAGACGGCGCGGATCCGCGATCTGCGGCGCGACATCGCGCGCATGAAGACGGTGCTGGCCGGCCGCATGGCCGCGGGCCAGAAGTAG
- the rplP gene encoding 50S ribosomal protein L16: MLMPKRTKFRKAHRGSMAGKVRAGTSVAFGEFGLQALDPGWVSSAQLEAARRTITRFIKRGGKLWIRVFPDKPVTKKPAETRMGSGKGNPEFWVAVVRPGRILFELAGVAEPQAREAMSLASHKLPIKTQFISRVVA; this comes from the coding sequence ATGTTGATGCCCAAGCGGACTAAGTTCCGGAAGGCGCACCGGGGGAGCATGGCCGGCAAGGTTCGCGCCGGCACCTCCGTGGCGTTCGGCGAATTCGGTCTTCAGGCGCTCGACCCCGGTTGGGTCTCCAGCGCTCAGCTCGAAGCGGCCCGGCGCACGATTACCCGGTTCATCAAGCGCGGGGGAAAGCTGTGGATCAGGGTCTTTCCCGACAAGCCGGTCACGAAGAAGCCGGCCGAGACGCGCATGGGCAGCGGTAAGGGGAACCCCGAGTTCTGGGTCGCCGTTGTCAGGCCGGGTCGTATCCTGTTCGAGCTGGCCGGCGTGGCCGAGCCCCAGGCCCGCGAGGCGATGTCCCTGGCATCGCACAAGCTGCCGATCAAGACCCAGTTCATTTCCCGGGTGGTGGCCTGA
- the rpsC gene encoding 30S ribosomal protein S3, giving the protein MGQKVNPIGLRVGIIRDWESRWYARNMSDLIEEDQKIRQMIKKKLHRAGISRVEIERAANRVRVVIHSARPGIIIGRGGTGIDALKKELDALTGRQIMLSVNEVRRPEIEAQLVAENVAQQLERRIAYRRAMKQAVQRSLRAGAKGIRIACSGRLGGSEIARYEWYREGRVPLHTLRADIDFGVAEALTTYGRIGVKVWIYRGDILPEGRRHEPEHRRPPRHEPAAGTGPVVIPSRTAPASVRRQGTNVDAQAD; this is encoded by the coding sequence GTGGGGCAAAAGGTCAACCCAATCGGACTGCGGGTCGGGATCATTCGGGACTGGGAGTCTCGATGGTACGCCCGGAACATGTCGGACCTGATCGAGGAAGATCAGAAGATCCGGCAGATGATCAAGAAGAAGCTCCACCGGGCCGGGATCTCGCGCGTCGAGATCGAGAGGGCCGCGAACCGCGTCCGAGTCGTCATACACTCCGCGCGGCCCGGCATTATCATCGGGCGCGGCGGCACCGGGATTGATGCCCTCAAGAAGGAGCTGGATGCCCTGACCGGCAGGCAGATCATGCTGAGCGTGAACGAGGTGCGCCGGCCGGAGATCGAGGCACAGCTCGTCGCGGAGAACGTGGCGCAGCAGCTGGAGCGTCGGATTGCCTACCGGCGCGCCATGAAGCAGGCGGTCCAGCGCAGTCTCCGGGCGGGGGCCAAGGGCATCCGCATCGCGTGCAGCGGGCGGCTCGGTGGGTCCGAGATCGCGCGCTACGAGTGGTATCGGGAGGGGCGCGTGCCCCTGCACACGCTGCGGGCCGACATTGACTTCGGGGTGGCCGAGGCGCTCACCACGTACGGCCGCATCGGGGTCAAGGTCTGGATCTACCGGGGAGACATCCTTCCCGAGGGCCGCCGGCACGAGCCCGAGCATCGCCGGCCGCCGCGCCATGAGCCGGCAGCAGGCACTGGGCCCGTTGTGATTCCTAGCCGGACGGCGCCGGCTAGCGTAAGGAGGCAGGGCACCAATGTTGATGCCCAAGCGGACTAA
- a CDS encoding 50S ribosomal protein L22: MEVKAIAKYVSISPLKARRAMAVLRGLPVREAEARLRAAPDLTSKAVAKVLKSAVANAESNHEMDADDLIVVRTYADRAPVTKRVTPRARGRADIITKRSSHITVVVGERAGR; encoded by the coding sequence ATGGAAGTCAAGGCGATCGCCAAGTACGTCAGCATATCGCCCCTGAAAGCAAGGCGGGCGATGGCGGTCCTGCGCGGGCTCCCGGTCCGAGAGGCCGAGGCCCGGCTGCGGGCCGCACCCGACCTGACCTCCAAGGCGGTGGCCAAGGTCCTGAAGTCGGCGGTAGCCAACGCCGAGAGCAACCACGAGATGGATGCGGATGACCTGATCGTTGTGCGGACCTATGCCGACAGAGCGCCTGTGACCAAGCGGGTGACGCCGCGGGCGCGCGGGCGGGCAGACATCATCACCAAGCGCAGCAGCCACATTACCGTCGTGGTGGGCGAGCGCGCGGGCCGGTAG
- the rpsS gene encoding 30S ribosomal protein S19, giving the protein MGRSKKKGPFADEHLVEKIKGLNRSRERRVIKTWSRRSTVLPDFIGHTIAVYDGRKHVPVYVTEQMVGHKLGEFAPTRTFKGHGAHTERATTPK; this is encoded by the coding sequence ATGGGACGATCGAAGAAGAAGGGGCCGTTTGCGGACGAGCACCTGGTCGAGAAGATCAAGGGCCTGAACCGATCCCGTGAGCGGCGGGTCATCAAGACCTGGTCGCGACGGTCGACCGTGCTACCCGATTTCATCGGGCACACGATCGCCGTGTACGACGGCCGGAAGCACGTTCCCGTGTACGTTACCGAGCAGATGGTGGGGCACAAGCTCGGCGAGTTCGCGCCGACGCGCACCTTCAAGGGGCACGGCGCCCACACCGAGCGCGCAACGACGCCGAAGTAG
- the rplB gene encoding 50S ribosomal protein L2, with translation MGIKKFKPTTPGRRFATVSSFEEITKTRPERSLLEPVRPRAGRNGQGKVTVRHQGGGHKRRYRVIDFKRDKDGVPARVAAVEYDPNRSARLALLHYADGEKRYILAPVGLRVGDTVSSGMQADIRPGNALPLRAIPVGTVVHNIELMPSRGGQMVRAAGAGAQVMAKEGGVAHVRLPSGEVRLVPLDCSATIGQVGNVEHEATKLGKAGRSRWLGRRPSVRGVAMDPSSHPHGGGEGRSPIGMAGPVTPWGKPTLGYKTRKAKRSDALIVKRRK, from the coding sequence ATGGGTATCAAGAAGTTCAAACCAACGACGCCGGGGCGGCGGTTTGCGACCGTCTCGAGCTTCGAGGAAATCACGAAGACGAGACCGGAACGGTCGCTGCTGGAGCCGGTGCGCCCGCGCGCGGGCCGCAACGGGCAGGGCAAGGTAACGGTGCGCCATCAGGGCGGGGGCCACAAGCGGCGTTACAGGGTCATTGACTTCAAGCGCGACAAGGACGGAGTCCCCGCCCGCGTGGCGGCGGTGGAGTACGATCCCAACCGGTCGGCGCGCCTCGCGCTGTTGCACTATGCCGATGGCGAGAAGCGCTACATCTTAGCACCGGTAGGCCTGCGCGTCGGGGACACGGTGTCCTCCGGCATGCAGGCCGACATCCGCCCCGGCAACGCGTTGCCGCTGCGGGCGATTCCGGTGGGCACCGTGGTTCACAACATTGAGTTGATGCCTTCACGGGGCGGGCAGATGGTGCGGGCCGCCGGCGCGGGCGCGCAGGTCATGGCAAAGGAAGGCGGGGTGGCGCACGTCCGGTTGCCTTCGGGCGAGGTCAGGCTGGTGCCGCTGGACTGTAGTGCCACCATCGGCCAGGTCGGCAACGTGGAGCACGAGGCCACCAAGCTCGGCAAGGCCGGGAGATCCCGGTGGCTGGGTCGCCGGCCCTCCGTCCGCGGCGTGGCCATGGATCCGTCCAGCCATCCGCACGGGGGCGGGGAAGGGCGGTCCCCGATCGGGATGGCGGGACCGGTCACCCCGTGGGGTAAGCCCACGCTTGGGTACAAGACGCGCAAGGCCAAGCGCTCCGACGCGTTGATCGTGAAACGGCGCAAGTAG
- a CDS encoding 50S ribosomal protein L23, whose protein sequence is MGIVNPREIIRRPILTEKSLRGNEGGKYTFEIARGANKIAVKQAVEAIFSVRVRQVNVINIPGRTRRRGRYEFVSPGMRKAVVTLAPGSKIDLESMT, encoded by the coding sequence ATGGGGATCGTGAACCCGCGCGAGATCATCCGCCGCCCGATTCTGACCGAGAAGAGCCTGCGCGGCAACGAGGGCGGAAAGTACACGTTCGAGATCGCGCGCGGCGCGAACAAGATCGCCGTGAAGCAGGCGGTGGAAGCGATCTTCTCGGTGCGCGTGCGTCAGGTCAACGTGATCAACATCCCAGGGCGCACGCGCCGGAGGGGCCGGTACGAGTTCGTCTCACCCGGCATGCGCAAGGCCGTGGTAACGCTGGCCCCTGGCAGCAAGATAGACCTTGAGAGCATGACGTAG
- the rplD gene encoding 50S ribosomal protein L4, whose product MPKATTFDPTGAPAGEIELPAALFGLRPNRALLHRAVLAELANARAGTHATRTRGDVRGGGRKPWRQKGTGRARAGSRRSPIWTGGGITFGPQPRDYAQKLSRQERGLALRSALSAQAQAGRIVILERLTSGEPKTKLLAALLETVGVRPPAVIVVADAEKDVARAAANLRGARVLSARRLAVRHLLAPRPLVITQSALAVLQEAWGS is encoded by the coding sequence ATGCCCAAGGCCACCACCTTTGACCCGACCGGCGCGCCCGCCGGTGAGATCGAGCTGCCCGCGGCGCTCTTCGGCCTGCGGCCAAACCGGGCCCTGCTACACCGCGCGGTCCTCGCCGAACTTGCCAACGCCCGTGCGGGTACGCACGCGACCCGCACCAGGGGTGACGTCAGGGGAGGAGGCCGCAAGCCCTGGCGCCAGAAGGGCACAGGGCGGGCGCGCGCCGGAAGCCGGCGCTCGCCCATCTGGACGGGCGGGGGGATCACCTTTGGCCCGCAGCCCCGCGACTACGCGCAGAAGCTGTCCAGGCAGGAGCGGGGCTTGGCCCTGCGATCGGCGCTGTCTGCCCAGGCCCAGGCGGGCCGCATCGTGATCCTGGAACGTCTGACCAGCGGCGAGCCCAAGACGAAACTCCTGGCGGCGCTGCTGGAGACGGTGGGGGTGCGTCCCCCGGCGGTTATCGTTGTGGCCGACGCCGAGAAGGACGTGGCGCGGGCCGCGGCCAACCTGCGGGGCGCCCGCGTGCTCTCTGCCCGGCGCCTTGCGGTCCGCCACCTGTTGGCGCCGCGCCCCCTGGTAATCACACAATCGGCTCTGGCCGTGTTGCAGGAGGCATGGGGATCGTGA
- the rplC gene encoding 50S ribosomal protein L3 → MTAILGRKLGMTRIFDDEGASIAVTVIEAGPCVVVDARTPERDGYAAMRVAFEPVPDRKVNRPMKGVFAKRKMATHRVIRELPLPEGGAAPGQVITVEGFSPGQIVNVTGTSIGRGFAGAMKRHGFGGQRDSHGVSLMHRAIGSIGSSDIARVFPGKRMAGRHGNKRVTVRRLRVVRVDPKNNLLLLRGATPGVRGALLMVRSA, encoded by the coding sequence ATGACTGCCATCCTCGGACGGAAGCTCGGCATGACCCGCATCTTCGACGACGAAGGGGCCAGCATCGCCGTAACGGTCATCGAGGCAGGCCCGTGCGTCGTCGTGGACGCCCGCACGCCCGAGCGCGACGGCTACGCCGCGATGCGGGTGGCCTTTGAGCCCGTGCCCGACCGGAAGGTGAACCGCCCGATGAAGGGAGTGTTCGCCAAGCGGAAGATGGCGACCCATCGGGTGATTCGGGAACTGCCCCTGCCGGAGGGGGGGGCGGCTCCGGGCCAGGTCATCACCGTCGAGGGATTCTCCCCCGGGCAGATCGTGAACGTGACCGGTACGAGCATAGGGCGCGGTTTCGCCGGCGCGATGAAGCGGCACGGCTTCGGCGGCCAGCGGGACTCGCATGGCGTTTCCCTGATGCACCGCGCGATAGGCTCCATCGGGTCGTCGGACATCGCCCGGGTGTTCCCCGGCAAGCGGATGGCCGGACGTCACGGTAACAAGCGGGTGACCGTGCGGAGGCTCCGCGTGGTCCGCGTGGACCCAAAGAACAACCTGTTGCTGCTGCGCGGCGCCACGCCGGGCGTGCGTGGGGCGCTGCTGATGGTGAGGAGCGCATGA
- the rpsJ gene encoding 30S ribosomal protein S10: MAVAQKIRIKLRAFDHKVLDQSAEKIVSVVRKSGARVSGPVPLPTNRNTFCVIRSPHIDKDSMEHFEIRTHRRLIDILDPTQKTVDELMHLDLPAGVDIEIKL, translated from the coding sequence ATGGCGGTGGCGCAGAAGATCCGGATAAAGCTCAGGGCCTTCGACCACAAGGTTCTCGACCAGTCGGCTGAGAAGATCGTCAGCGTTGTCCGCAAGTCCGGGGCACGCGTCAGCGGCCCGGTCCCGTTGCCGACCAACCGCAACACCTTCTGTGTCATCCGTTCCCCGCATATCGATAAGGACTCGATGGAGCACTTCGAGATCCGAACCCATCGGCGCCTGATCGATATCCTGGATCCCACGCAGAAGACGGTTGATGAGCTCATGCACCTCGACCTACCCGCGGGCGTTGACATCGAGATCAAGTTGTAG
- the tuf gene encoding elongation factor Tu, which produces MAKQKFERTKPHVNIGTIGHVDHGKTTLTAAVTHALAVVGKTKAMGFYEIDNAPEEKERGITIAISHVEYETGARHYAHVDCPGHADYIKNMITGAAQMDGAILVVSAADGPMPQTREHILLARQVNVPYVVVFLNKVDMVDDPELLELVEVEVRELLSAYQFPGEELPVIRGSALRALEALQMNPKTQRGENEWVDGIWALMDAVDRYIPTPQREVEKPFLMAVEDIFTITGRGTVATGRVERGKLSVGEEVEIVGLRPEARRTVVTGLEMFRKSLEETLAGDNVGVLLRGVEKDEVERGMVLAKPGSIKPHTDFQAEVYVLAKEEGGRHTPFFTGYRPQFYFRTTDVTGDIVLPEGVEMVMPGDNITMGVKLITPVALEEGLRFAIREGGRTVGAGVVVKVEE; this is translated from the coding sequence ATGGCCAAGCAGAAGTTTGAGCGGACGAAGCCGCACGTAAACATAGGGACGATAGGTCACGTAGACCATGGGAAGACTACGCTGACGGCGGCGGTGACGCACGCGCTGGCGGTGGTGGGGAAGACGAAGGCGATGGGGTTTTACGAGATTGACAACGCTCCGGAGGAGAAGGAGCGTGGGATCACGATAGCGATCAGCCACGTAGAGTACGAGACAGGGGCGAGGCACTACGCGCACGTAGACTGTCCTGGTCACGCTGACTACATCAAGAACATGATCACTGGGGCAGCGCAGATGGACGGAGCGATCCTGGTGGTATCGGCGGCGGACGGGCCGATGCCGCAGACGCGGGAGCACATCTTGCTGGCGCGGCAGGTGAACGTACCGTACGTGGTGGTGTTCTTGAACAAGGTAGACATGGTAGACGATCCTGAGTTGCTGGAGCTGGTGGAGGTAGAGGTGAGGGAACTGCTGAGCGCCTACCAGTTTCCGGGTGAGGAGCTGCCGGTGATCCGGGGGTCGGCGCTGCGTGCGCTGGAGGCGCTGCAGATGAACCCGAAGACGCAGCGTGGGGAGAACGAGTGGGTAGACGGGATCTGGGCGTTGATGGACGCGGTGGACCGGTACATTCCTACGCCGCAGCGGGAGGTAGAGAAGCCGTTCCTGATGGCGGTAGAGGACATATTCACGATCACTGGGCGGGGGACGGTAGCGACGGGGCGAGTGGAGCGTGGGAAGCTGAGCGTAGGGGAGGAAGTGGAGATAGTAGGGTTGCGGCCCGAGGCGCGGCGGACGGTGGTGACTGGGTTGGAGATGTTCCGGAAGTCGCTGGAGGAGACGCTGGCCGGGGACAACGTGGGCGTATTGCTGCGAGGGGTAGAGAAGGACGAGGTAGAGCGCGGGATGGTGCTGGCGAAGCCCGGGTCAATCAAGCCGCACACGGACTTTCAGGCGGAGGTATACGTACTGGCCAAGGAGGAGGGGGGACGGCACACGCCGTTCTTCACGGGATACCGGCCGCAGTTCTACTTTCGGACGACGGACGTGACCGGGGACATAGTGCTGCCCGAAGGGGTAGAGATGGTGATGCCGGGCGACAACATCACGATGGGGGTGAAGCTGATCACCCCGGTGGCGCTGGAGGAGGGCCTGCGGTTTGCGATCCGGGAAGGCGGACGGACGGTCGGCGCCGGCGTCGTTGTGAAGGTGGAGGAGTAG
- the fusA gene encoding elongation factor G, whose product MAALATIRNIGIVAHIDAGKTTTTERILFYTGRVHRLGEVDEGSATMDWMIQERERGITITSAATTCEWRDHRINIIDTPGHVDFTMEVERSMRVLDGAVVLLSAVEGVQPQSETVWRQAERYRVPRIIYINKMDRTGADFLRTVEMIRERLGAVPVPVQLPIGAEDGFQGVVDLIRMKSTIYLDDLGTRSDETDTPEGQREMAEQFHERLIETAADLDDAIAAKYLEGAPIGEEELRAALRRGTIAGRIIPVLCGSSFRNKGVQPLLDSVIDYLPSPLDMPPVAGVDKKTGQAVQRSADPSGPLAALAFKIISDPYVGKLTYFRVYSGTLRAGSYVLNSNKAQKERISRILQMHANHREDIPEVSAGNVVAAVGLRITATGDTLCDEDAPLVLESMHFPDPVISVAVEPKTRADEEKLTASLARLAEEDPTFRVRFDSETGQTVISGMGELHLEIIVDRLLREFKVGANVGRPQVAYKETIRQAAAGEGRYVRQTGGRGQYGHAVVELEPLGRGGGFEFVDKITGGDIPREFIRPVGVGIREAAEGGVLAGYPVIDFRATLVDGSFHEVDSSEMAFKIAGSLAFKEAALRAKPVLLEPMMRIEVVTPEVYTGDVIGDLNSRRGRIEGMEAQGPLRVVRAIVPLAEMFGYATTLRSASQGRATYSMEPSHYEEVPGSVAEAVRARSGVGTSA is encoded by the coding sequence ATGGCCGCGCTCGCAACAATTAGGAACATCGGCATCGTCGCCCACATTGACGCCGGGAAAACCACAACCACCGAGCGCATCCTGTTCTACACGGGCCGGGTGCACCGTCTGGGCGAGGTGGACGAGGGCTCCGCGACCATGGATTGGATGATCCAGGAGCGGGAGCGCGGGATTACCATTACCTCCGCGGCCACAACCTGCGAGTGGCGGGATCACCGGATCAACATCATTGACACTCCCGGCCACGTGGACTTCACCATGGAGGTCGAGCGCTCGATGCGCGTGCTGGACGGCGCCGTCGTGCTGCTTTCCGCGGTGGAGGGTGTGCAACCACAGTCGGAGACCGTCTGGCGCCAGGCCGAACGCTACAGGGTACCCCGGATCATCTACATCAACAAGATGGACCGAACCGGGGCCGACTTCCTCCGAACGGTCGAGATGATTCGCGAGCGGTTGGGGGCTGTGCCGGTACCCGTGCAACTCCCGATCGGCGCCGAGGACGGCTTCCAGGGCGTGGTTGACCTCATCCGCATGAAGTCCACGATCTACCTGGACGACCTGGGCACGCGATCAGACGAGACCGACACACCCGAGGGACAGCGCGAGATGGCCGAGCAGTTCCACGAGAGGCTGATCGAGACCGCGGCCGACCTGGACGATGCCATCGCCGCGAAGTACCTCGAGGGAGCGCCGATCGGCGAGGAAGAGTTGCGCGCCGCCCTCCGGCGGGGCACGATCGCGGGACGCATCATACCCGTGTTGTGCGGCAGTTCGTTCCGAAACAAGGGAGTGCAGCCGCTGCTGGACTCCGTGATTGACTACCTGCCGTCCCCCCTGGACATGCCCCCCGTGGCGGGAGTGGACAAGAAGACAGGGCAGGCGGTCCAGCGGTCGGCCGATCCCTCCGGGCCCCTGGCGGCGCTGGCGTTCAAGATCATCTCCGATCCATATGTGGGCAAGCTTACATACTTCCGTGTGTACTCGGGAACGCTCCGCGCCGGATCGTACGTGCTCAACTCGAACAAGGCCCAGAAAGAACGGATCTCCCGCATCCTGCAGATGCACGCGAACCATCGTGAGGACATCCCCGAGGTGTCGGCGGGCAACGTGGTCGCGGCGGTGGGCCTGCGGATTACCGCTACGGGCGACACGCTGTGCGATGAAGACGCGCCGCTGGTGCTGGAGTCCATGCACTTTCCAGACCCGGTCATTTCTGTGGCGGTGGAACCCAAGACAAGGGCCGATGAGGAGAAGCTCACGGCGTCGCTGGCACGCCTGGCAGAGGAGGATCCGACCTTCCGGGTGCGCTTTGACTCCGAGACCGGCCAGACCGTCATCTCCGGCATGGGCGAGCTGCACCTGGAAATCATCGTGGATCGCCTGCTGCGCGAGTTCAAGGTGGGAGCCAACGTGGGCAGGCCGCAGGTCGCGTACAAGGAGACCATACGGCAGGCGGCGGCGGGCGAGGGCCGGTACGTACGGCAGACCGGCGGCCGCGGGCAGTACGGCCACGCGGTCGTGGAGTTGGAGCCGCTGGGACGCGGTGGCGGCTTTGAGTTCGTCGACAAGATCACCGGCGGCGACATTCCCCGGGAGTTCATACGCCCGGTGGGGGTCGGGATCCGTGAAGCCGCCGAGGGCGGCGTGCTGGCCGGCTACCCGGTCATTGACTTCCGGGCCACCCTGGTGGATGGCTCGTTCCACGAGGTGGACTCCAGCGAGATGGCGTTCAAGATCGCCGGTTCGCTGGCATTCAAGGAGGCGGCGCTGCGGGCCAAGCCGGTGCTCCTGGAGCCCATGATGCGGATCGAGGTCGTGACGCCCGAGGTGTACACGGGTGACGTCATCGGAGACCTCAACTCCCGGCGCGGGCGCATAGAGGGCATGGAGGCCCAAGGGCCGCTGCGGGTCGTCCGGGCGATTGTCCCGCTGGCGGAGATGTTTGGGTACGCGACGACGCTGCGTTCTGCCAGCCAGGGACGCGCCACGTACTCGATGGAACCCTCGCACTACGAGGAGGTCCCCGGAAGCGTTGCCGAGGCCGTCCGCGCCCGTTCAGGCGTGGGCACAAGCGCGTAG